The Mauremys mutica isolate MM-2020 ecotype Southern chromosome 1, ASM2049712v1, whole genome shotgun sequence genome has a segment encoding these proteins:
- the LOC123350963 gene encoding cytoglobin-1-like — MAFSEAEVQKARGAWEKMYANAEDNGTTVLVRMFTEHPDTKSYFTHFKGMGTAEEMEQSDQVRSHGKRVLTTINDLVQHLDSTDAFLGIVNPLGKKHAMQLKVDPKNFRIICDIILQLMEEKYGGDCKASFEKVTNEICTRLNNAYKEAGW; from the exons ATGGCATTCTCTGAAGCAGAAGTGCAGAAGGCTCGTGGGGCCTGGGAGAAGATGTATGCCAatgctgaagacaatgggacaaCTGTCCTGGTCAG AATGTTTACAGAACACCCAGACACCAAGTCCTACTTCACCCACTTTAAAGGGATGGGCACAGCCGAAGAGATGGAACAGTCAGATCAGGTCAGGAGTCATGGCAAGAGGGTCCTCACGACCATCAATGACTTGGTCCAACACCTCGACAGCACTGATGCTTTCCTTGGGATAGTGAACCCACTGGGCAAGAAACATGCAATGCAGCTCAAGGTTGACCCCAAGAACTTTAGG ATAATCTGTGACATTATCTTGCAACTGATGGAGGAGAAATATGGTGGAGACTGCAAGGCTTCCTTTGAGAAGGTGACCAACGAAATCTGCACTCGCCTGAACAATGCCTACAAAGAAGCTGGCTGGTGA
- the LOC123365912 gene encoding heat shock 70 kDa protein 12A-like: MIMASKSLFIVAIDFGTSYSGYCFSLATRTDQIRQVFWGQAHGLMTVKTPTCILFNEKREFKKFGYDAVMKYTTLPSSEAHKWYYFHHFKMNLYNKKITSNMELEADNGKKFPALKVFSESLRYMKDHALNTIREASSQTVYDTEDVTWVITVPAIWDASARQFMRLAAKEAGLISDMFSEKLIIALEPEAASVWCKQLPREGFVAEGGDKQKFQESPGTQYVIVDCGGGTIDITVHEIQENQSLKELHKASGGGWGGNTVDENFKEFLKEIFQDGVWEEYAQNHPAECHQMMYNFGLQKCSSSRDEVYIHCYHNLTKVAECKQKDISLFFKGVEGALWCNGTIMITYEKMKSFFAYSVRQTIDTLQEILSKPEMAKVQYIVLVGGFASSIILREEIYQTFRERYHILCPLEAQAAIAKGAILFGHNSQIVASRISALTYGVKISRAFDIAVHDIQKKRVSKADNYVYCTDLFNKLVGIGDLVEVDEVACYTFTPIEPDQTSVIFSFYCTKKKDAKYVDEEGLKMLGSCTVPTPNTELGRNRQLRLDIKFGLTEFKATGTDVTSGESRTVMIDFLSV; this comes from the exons ATGATCATGGCAAGCAAGTCCTTGTTCATTGTTGCCATTGATTTTGGCACGTCTTACAGTGGCTACTGCTTTTCTCTTGCGACACGCACGGATCAAATTCGGCAGGTGTTCTGGGGACAGGCACACGGGCTCATGACTGTGAAGACCCCAACGTGCATCCTCTTCAATGAAAAGCGTGAGTTTAAGAAGTTTGGCTATGATGCCGTCATGAAGTACACCACGCTCCCCTCCAGCGAAGCTCACAAATGGTACTACTTCCACCACTTCAAGATGAACCTGTACAACAAG AAAATCACTTCcaacatggaactggaagcagatAATGGAAAGAAGTTTCCAGCCCTAAAAGTATTCTCAGAAAGTCTGCGGTACATGAAGGACCATGCTCTGAACACCATACGGGAGGCCTCATCCCAAACTGTCTATGACACTGAGGATGTCACCTGGGTCATTACTGTTCCAGCCATATGGGATGCTTCTGCCAGGCAGTTCATGCGACTGGCAGCTAAAGAG GCAGGACTCATCAGTGACATGTTTTCTGAGAAGCTCATCATCGCCTTAGAACCAGAAGCTGCCTCAGTCTGGTGCAAGCAGCTCCCACGAGAAGGGTTTGTGGCAGAGGGTGGTGATAAACAAAAGTTTCAAGAGTCACCTGGGACCCAGTATGTCATCGTTGATTGTGGAG GTGGTACCATAGACATCACAGTACATGAAATCCAAGAGAACCAATCCCTGAAAGAGTTACATAAGGCAtcaggaggaggatggggaggcAACACAGTAGATGAAAATTTCAAAGAGTTCCTGAAGGAGATCTTCCAAGATGGAGTATGGGAGGAATATGCACAGAATCACCCAGCGGAATGCCATCAAATGATGTACAACTTTGGCCTTCAGAAATGCTCTTCCAGCAGAGATGAGGTCTACATACATTGCTACCACAACCTAACAAAAGTGGCAGAATGCAAGCAAAAAGACATCTCCCTCTTCTTCAAGGGTGTGGAGGGAGCTCTGTGGTGCAATGGGACTATCATGATTACATATGAAAAAATGAAGAGCTTTTTTGCCTACAGTGTCAGACAAACCATTGACACCTTGCAGGAAATCCTCAGCAAGCCTGAGATGGCCAAGGTCCAATATATTGTACTGGTTGGgggctttgcctccagcattatCCTGAGGGAGGAGATCTATCAGACCTTTAGGGAGCGGTATCATATCCTGTGTCCACTGGAAGCTCAGGCAGCTATTGCAAAGGGAGCCATTTTATTTGGGCACAATTCACAAATTGTTGCCTCGAGAATCAGCGCTCTGACATATGGGGTAAAGATATCTCGGGCATTTGATATTGCTGTCCATGATATACAGAAAAAGAGAGTCTCCAAAGCTGATAATTATGTATATTGCACAGATCTCTTCAATAAGTTGGTGGGAATTGGGGATTTGGTAGAGGTAGATGAGGTTGCCTGTTATACTTTCACTCCCATAGAACCAGATCAAACAAGTGTGATTTTTAGTTTCTATTGCACAAAAAAGAAGGATGCAAAGTACGTAGATGAGGAAGGGCTGAAAATGCTCGGCTCCTGTACTGTGCCAACGCCAAacacagagctggggagaaaCCGCCAACTGAGACTGGATATTAAATTTGGGCTAACGGAATTTAAAGCCACAGGTACTGATGTCACGTCCGGTGAAAGTCGGACGGTTATGATAGATTTTTTATCAGTTTAA